From the genome of Aricia agestis chromosome 9, ilAriAges1.1, whole genome shotgun sequence, one region includes:
- the LOC121730552 gene encoding titin homolog encodes MLSPRSVTFLALMVAAAAHPALLPPVYKRPVTSLSRTELEDVQPWIKFPFFGNVLESFPHFLPTIPEAGPKIENDSRKFQVIINVKEYNKKEFLKVKTKGSFIIIQGAHADVQTQQSSVDSQFIQTYTMPLKVIQSSITATLTSDGYLVVTAPIGSVINKITYNEKEIPIVESGLPLLEEKVVSAPTTPAPLILVTPSIELLPPKPTNDEAPNVAYLAPTIPAISLLPPKPISEENIPAVIPAVPTTELLPPKENNDQEVIEPIVIPVPSGQAENNAAANSNNENAEKPSEEEVVVPAIISIPLQPPTEGQQFIVGPTYAPITNVLNNDATQSVENVDSPTTEAIASLDEAIQEPVTNNAAAPEIATTEQALLYTSNDVYTSAPFQEQDNKIEDITEKAEKIQLRSEVFDDYTTETSAPQELGPADTIVNVLRSDITLEQESYTGEPEIIRTEEKVNEEESILAQEGLSPVTAVAEAANIIAATTEQQELLQKDDQSELIVESSTPSLVRSDLIQNEEINDSPTEINYIPAEYARSSNSQNIGAESAVEDSSLSENLPISNAVEATEKAISGDSLANIANVIYNDDLLINVPQTDLIESEPTISPENVTNKSDVSEN; translated from the coding sequence ATGTTATCACCGCGCTCCGTTACGTTCCTCGCTCTGATGGTGGCCGCCGCCGCCCACCCCGCGCTCCTCCCCCCGGTGTACAAGAGGCCCGTCACGTCGCTGTCGAGGACCGAGCTGGAGGACGTGCAGCCCTGGATCAAGTTCCCGTTCTTCGGAAATGTCCTGGAGAGCTTCCCGCACTTTCTGCCCACCATCCCCGAGGCTGGCCCCAAAATCGAAAACGACAGCAGGAAATTCCAAGTGATCATCAACGTGAAAGAATACAACAAGAAggaatttttaaaggttaaaACTAAGGGAAGCTTCATCATTATACAAGGAGCGCACGCCGACGTTCAGACCCAACAGAGTTCCGTAGATAGTCAATTCATTCAAACTTACACTATGCCTCTCAAAGTTATACAGTCCAGTATTACGGCTACCCTGACGAGTGATGGTTATTTAGTGGTAACTGCTCCAATCGGTAGTGTTATTAACAAAATCACTTACAATGAAAAAGAGATACCCATCGTTGAAAGCGGACTGCCACTATTGGAAGAAAAAGTCGTAAGTGCCCCGACCACACCTGCACCATTGATCTTGGTTACGCCATCGATAGAACTTTTGCCTCCAAAACCAACCAACGACGAAGCTCCAAACGTTGCCTATTTAGCTCCAACTATTCCTGCAATATCACTTTTGCCACCGAAGCCAATTAGCGAGGAAAATATTCCAGCTGTAATCCCTGCTGTACCTACAACGGAACTCTTACCTCCAAAGGAAAATAATGATCAAGAAGTTATTGAGCCTATAGTGATTCCAGTGCCATCAGGTCAAGCTGAAAATAATGCCGCTGCCAATTCAAATAATGAAAATGCTGAAAAGCCTTCTGAAGAAGAGGTTGTTGTACCGGCTATAATCTCTATTCCATTGCAACCGCCGACTGAAGGTCAGCAATTTATTGTCGGCCCCACGTATGCACCTATTACGAACGTTCTGAACAACGATGCTACACAATCTGTGGAAAATGTAGATTCCCCAACAACAGAGGCAATCGCTTCTTTAGACGAAGCAATACAAGAACCCGTTACAAATAATGCAGCAGCACCAGAAATTGCAACAACTGAACAAGCTTTGTTGTATACGAGTAACGATGTTTACACATCTGCTCCTTTCCAAGAACAAGATAATAAAATCGAAGACATAACAGAAAAGGCTGAAAAAATTCAATTAAGGAGTGAAGTATTTGATGATTACACAACTGAAACTTCTGCACCACAAGAATTAGGACCAGCGGACACCATCGTCAACGTATTAAGGTCAGATATCACTCTAGAACAAGAAAGTTACACTGGAGAGCCAGAGATTATAAGAACTGAAGAAAAAGTTAATGAAGAAGAATCGATTTTAGCACAAGAAGGTTTATCTCCAGTAACAGCTGTTGCTGAAGCCGCTAATATCATTGCTGCAACAACTGAGCAACAAGAACTGCTACAAAAAGATGACCAATCAGAACTTATCGTTGAATCATCAACTCCGTCTCTCGTCAGGAGTGATTTAATTCAAAATGAAGAGATCAACGATAGCCCAACAGAAATAAATTACATTCCCGCTGAGTACGCTAGATCTTCCAACAGCCAAAACATTGGTGCTGAAAGCGCAGTAGAAGATAGCTCACTCTCCGAGAACTTGCCTATTTCGAACGCTGTTGAAGCAACCGAGAAAGCCATCTCTGGTGACTCATTAGCTAATATCGCTAATGTAATCTACAACGATGATTTACTAATAAACGTACCCCAAACTGATCTTATAGAGTCGGAACCGACAATTTCACCGGAGAATGTGACAAACAAAAGTGACGTTAGCGAAAACTAG